Proteins found in one Fibrobacter sp. UWH6 genomic segment:
- a CDS encoding DUF6261 family protein yields MSNNNIINASKLNDNNFIAFHRNVINSASGITLKEMVAQVASYEIAVQKFVDYTRNVSEIMAKHDASVSGVERTVQFRGFRNYVKVLTVHPNETQRALGNEIWKLVKSFGYTAAVNRDAISSMVKKSLDHVKDVVAKEEYAAIYAGSELELWVNTLTEIQTNYSDLRNDCRVERANRVPLKNKDLREECMVQFYRTFHLAEYIATVKADVSCTGFVSYVSAAVNEIRYLYRGKTNAQKGEQNANQTAEQAAESTTEVVSDVMTEVA; encoded by the coding sequence ATGTCTAATAACAATATCATTAATGCAAGCAAACTTAATGACAATAACTTCATCGCTTTCCATAGGAATGTGATCAATTCTGCTTCGGGTATCACTCTTAAAGAAATGGTTGCTCAGGTGGCAAGCTACGAAATCGCAGTTCAGAAGTTCGTTGATTACACTCGTAATGTTTCTGAAATCATGGCGAAGCATGATGCATCTGTTTCGGGTGTAGAACGTACTGTTCAGTTCCGTGGTTTTCGTAACTATGTGAAGGTGCTGACTGTTCACCCCAACGAAACCCAGCGTGCTTTAGGTAACGAAATCTGGAAGTTGGTCAAGAGCTTCGGTTATACGGCTGCGGTCAATCGCGACGCCATTTCTAGCATGGTCAAAAAGTCTCTGGATCATGTGAAAGATGTGGTCGCTAAGGAAGAATACGCCGCCATTTATGCCGGTAGTGAATTGGAACTGTGGGTGAATACTCTTACAGAAATCCAGACAAATTATTCTGACCTTAGAAATGACTGCCGTGTTGAACGCGCAAATCGTGTCCCCCTGAAAAACAAGGATCTGCGTGAAGAATGTATGGTCCAGTTCTACAGAACCTTCCATTTGGCGGAATATATTGCTACGGTCAAGGCAGATGTTTCTTGTACGGGATTCGTTAGCTATGTGTCTGCTGCTGTAAATGAAATCCGCTATCTGTATCGTGGCAAGACCAATGCCCAGAAGGGCGAACAGAATGCCAATCAGACTGCAGAACAGGCTGCTGAAAGTACAACGGAAGTTGTGTCTGACGTGATGACCGAGGTGGCGTAA